TTGTTGTAgtaaaaatgtgaaagtaagtatctttttcactgaaaattagCTTGTGTCAAaagtttataaaattaaatgttggATTAAAGACAGTAGACTTGTTATTGATAAAGCTATgaatatatttaatgttttgggGGACCTGGTAAAGCATGGGAAGAATGTTTTTCCATGTTAGATGGCTAAATCTGTGTCAATTTACAGCAGAACTAAAAGTACTGAAGAATTAATTCTGATGTTACTTTGTTACAGTGGATGAATATATAGcaatagcaaaggaaaaacatggaTACAATGTGGAACAGGTAAGTGCTATAAAATTAGAGTGCTCatttaaaggactttttttttatataaaagtataacacaactctttttttttcccttggttaCCATTAATTAACGCTGTTTCTCTTCAGGCACGGCAGCAAACACTGCAGTTAAATGGATCTGCATACAGTTGTGGTCTGGATTCTCTGCAAAAGATTGAGCTCTTTGTTTTCATGACATGCTCAGCTTGTAATGTGCACTTTTGAAAGGTTTGGTATGTTTCTTGATACACTGGGCATGTCATGCaattgtgtgtgtatatttagCTAAAGAATTTCTTAGGAAAACAGCTTACAAATTTGATGTTTAATATTAGAATTCAAATGTGGTGCAATTTTGAACCATTAATTGTGATAGGGTCCACACTGAAAAGGTTTctggcatattttaaaaaaaaaaaaagaaaaaaaaaagaaaaaaaggcaaaccaacTTTGAGTGGGTTTTgcagaggcaggaaaacagaaaagaattttatatttaagaGTAATGAGTTCACTTTTTTAATCTTTAGTCACCATCCCATAAAAAGTACAGGATAAAGCTTCGCTGGTCTGCACTTAGTTCTATTGCAGTTTTCTTCGGAAATTAACCAATTTACATAAAAAGTTACCtattgcaaaaaaatacttGGTGTACAAGTCGAAACAAGTTGTATGATCAAATTTTGGAGGATGGAAGCTCATAATAGGAAGGACTTGCTAGTCAGCTGCTATCTGAAAAAGAGGCTACCAACTTTATGTCCAGAATGTCCAGAATACCTGCAGTTCAGTCATGTTTGTTTATGGCTTGGCTTTTGTTAGGGGAGAGAGGGAACTGAGGGAtctcaaaattttcaaaacaactttTGGTACGAAATATCTGTAGACTGTTCACAATTTAATAGAAATTATGTCTGCAAGAGGTACTTGTCACTTGCCAATTTAACAAGAAAAGAGGTTTGCCATGTCCACGTTGTTAGAAGATGTGAAAGCAGGGGTTTGGAGAGCTGATGAACAACTGGTGATCATGTCCGCACTGTGTGATTGAAACTGAGTGGAATATGTTTCCCAATTCCCGTGCCAGACTTGGCATCAAATCTGTCATTGATTCTGTGGCAGAAAGTCTATAATCAGCATAAAAGTTTTTAAGAATATCgagaaatgaaattatgtaagaaagtatatttaaatTTCCATTCCTTATTAGGTGCACATGACATGGAAGTGGCCGTGCTGTTATTTGTGGATTGGAGAGTTGTAGAAAGACCACTTTCACTTTGAACTTTCAGACTTGCATTTTGGATGATCCTCTGGCtgctgaaaagtatttttattttcttttttgagtgGGCTGGTATAAAGGCCTGAAGTCCTATAAGGAACTGTGTAGGTGATACATGCTTGTAAAGGAAGAAAGCGGGTCAGATTGGAGCCTATCAGCCTAGTTCATGCTGCTTCAGAATGACTGCTGCCATGCCAACCTTAAATTGCCTAGCTTTCATACCTTTAATAAAGTACAGATGTGCCCACTCTTCATATAGTCTCCAAAGAGAATTTTGTAACCTATAGTACATAGCcaataaaactgtaaatacattttgagaagattgtcaatttttattttaaataaataaatttctggtttttaatttaacttGTCTCAACATTTTAGAAAGTTGACTAAATCCAAAAAGGaactatttcttttcaaaggctCTCGGCATGTTGTTCTGGCATAAACACAATATTGAGAAGTCCCTTGCGGATCTCCCTAACTTCACTCCTTTCCCTGATGAATGGACAGTTGAAGATAAAGTCCTATTTGAACAAGCATTTAGCTTCCACGGAAAGAGCTTTCACAGGATCCAGCAAATGGtaaagtaatatttaaattagAAGCATTAAACAGTTCAGATCTACTAAGAACAAAGGCTCCTGTTGGGCTAAAATTTCGTGTTGATTTTTGTGTAAGAGCTTCAGGAACAACTTTGAATGtaagatttatttaatttcatcatGTCTCTTGGACCTATAGCTTTTTCACTCTAATAAAAAAAGCCTCTCCTCCCACATTGCcctttgaaaaaatatgtatacaAAATACATCCCTCCTTTCCATCTCAtctatgcatttaaaaaatttgGGTAAAGGTGGTTGTATGTAGAGCAGAATTATAATCCTGGgtggaattttaattttaaaaagtattaatatGTTAATGAATTCTTCTAGCTTCCAGACAAGACTATTGCAAGCCTTGTAAAATATTACtattcttggaaaaaaactcGCTCTAGGACAAGTTTGATGGATCGGCAAGCTCGAAAGCTAGCTAATAGAAATAATCAAGGTGACAGGTAAGTTTTATATTCTTAAGCTAACCATAGACTGAAGTCTTTCTAGGTAGAGGTGTCAGAGTAATTTCCAGCCGTTATGTGTCAACGTTAACCATGGTTTTAGGTTTGAACGTTGGTGGTGTTGGTCTTTGCTTTCAGCAAGGGGTTTGGTACCTGTGCTTTAAGAACTATATCACTCCATTCATAACACACTTTAATGCTTTAGCAGATAATGGTAAAAACAAGGGTTTAAAAAAACTTGCCTGGGAATGTGGTTTAGAAATAATGCTTTATCTGAAAAGTCTAACCCTATATGATTGTGTGGGGAACAGTGTGTTTtgtgggtgtgggggttttctttgtttttcgttgtttgggatttttttggactagaatgaaattaaaattgaaagCTCAACCACTGTAAAGAGCTGTAGCAATTAGAATGCCCAAGTACTGTTTTATAACAAAACTTTTTATGAAATCTTACTTAGGAGACTTAGAACCActatcaggaaaaaagaattagagcttaaaatagctttaaatTGTCTTGGATAAAGGGAATGACGTTCCCCCTAGTTactatgaaattaaaattatattgcaCTGAGTATACTTGAGTATTaatttgcactttttaaaagtgttttaataTGTTGAATGTATAAGTAACATAATCATGTTTATATTGGAAAGCGTGATTACGCATCTACATAGAACTGCCTAACTAGAGCAAAAGGGtatatttaattatatgttATTGAAAGGAACACCTGAAATCTAAAATTTGTCTGCTTACTTAGTGACCCTATAGCTGAAAATTACAGAAGAGGATCAATTTGCTTCTAATAAGCATTTTGGTGTGCTTTTTTAATAACTagaaatttttgtgtgtgtttttgcaTACTTTTGTTCAGAAATTATATTGTGTGAATGACTGGATTGGACTCGACTAAGCTAACTTGTTTTTCAaccttttctctttgatttaATTGAGCAGATTTCATTCCCTTCCCTCAAATTGCTAGATCTTGAGCATTTGGTGAAAAAGCAGTACTGTGTTTTCCCACCTTATATTGTCCCCTTTTGCTCCCCACAGACTTCAACAAGGGTTTATTCATCCACCTGGTGCAGTGGTTTGAAAATTGATCTATTAAAACTAACGTGGCAGATGAAAGGTTATTTCTGGCCTTGGTATAGTTGACCATGTAAGCGTTCATGCTGGCACAGGTAGTTGAATTTAAGAAAGGTGACACCAAATTTTTTGGCAGCAGTACCAGGACTactgaaagtaatttgaaaCTACAGTTTAGGGTTGCTTGTTTAtcataataattattaaatttaataaaggaaatatgTTTCTAACAGctctcttttgaaaaatataaataactttGAGATGCCATATACTTAGAGGAGATATTTTAGATAAAGCTGTCTTACTCAGatacttatttatattttgagttaaaaaaatagataaaatgaCCAGCTGCTTATAATCTGTCCTCAGTGATGATGATGTAGAAGAAGCTCATCCAATGGATGGAAATGATAGTGATTATGATCccaaaaaagaagccaaaaaggAGGTAACAGATTGCTTAATGGTGAATGTCagtttggttgttttctgtGAATGTGTTACTATGAAGAATATGACTTGTAGTAAAGAGGTTTAGCTTGCAGCCTGGCTGAAATCACAAGGCTTTTAGGTGATCAAGATCTTCACAACTTCtgactgaaacaaaattttgttgtattttttttgccGTTCTGTGGACATAATGCATCTCACTACTTTTATTATCTCTTGAGAGATCCTCAAGTTTTGTAAGAGATGTATGCTGTCACTACCTGGTAAAACAACATTCCCCTTGCCTCTGTTTGTGGATGTGTTTACAGTTTTACAGGTTGTGAATTACtgaatcaaaatgttttctttgcatttaaaattaaatgacgTTTTTTCcaagaataactttttttgttctttcacagCCACAGTTGGGTTATGCATTTCAACTAATACATGGCTTTATTGAGACACTGTCCACTAAtgtagagaaaaacatttttgtcttctctAATCAGCACTTACTAATACCTTTACAGATAAGTGCTGTGTTTGGAGTATATTCAGGTTTTgcattttggggggggggggggttggtaAATATTATTTATGAACAGGACTAGAAAAATACGGTTAAGTGTGTAAATGTTTGACTGTTTCCTTGATCAACTTAATGCATTTGTGATTTTTCTAAAATGGGATAGGTAATGTTTCTTGAGAATATGAGAGGAGAGGTAGTGCAAAACTTCAATGTTCCTATGAAGTGATATCTACAATTATTGGTAAAACTTCAGTTCTACCAAAAATGATATTGAGTAAGAGACTGATAGGTTCAGATTCCATTCTCAGCATTGCAGTGACGTTCAATGTATTGCTTAATCTAACTACCTCAggggaaaaccaaaaaggaTAATTATCATTACCCCACTTTGTGAAAGACACtgagattttaattatttttttttttaacatgccaGGGTATGTTTTTTTGGAGCTTGACATGGCACAAGGTCTAATATTGAACTTGTAAATAAGGGCTGTTTTGTTCAATTTACTTGGTTATTGTTTGAATCACTACACACCGTCCAGAATGAAGGTAGTGTGTTGAGATAGACTCCAGAAACAGGACAAATAACTTTGCAGTTTCTAATGAGCTGTTCATATCTACATAGGATAATTTTGTGATCTAGTATTTCTAGTAGGATTTGTGTGCTTTCACTTCCTAAGCAAAATATAAACTGAGTAGGCTACTTGAATGCACAGAGCAATAGAGACTTTCTGTTACTAGATAAAACTAAAACAAGCCAAACACTTTAGCTTGGCAAGACAAAAGCTTGAGagaatattttcactttaaatcCAGATTGGACAACTCCTATTTCATACTGAAAGAGCAATGcagaaccaaaaaaaccaaatggTGTAATTGGGCCAGAGGTAAACTTCaccttagtatttttttttttatatcagagGTGTAAGGCTCTATATCAACTTTCCAAGGAAGAGCAAATATCTTAAGTGCTTATAAGATGGCCTCTATGAAGTCTGTGGACTGGATTAAGATGTTATTAGCTGGGAAGAGAATGTGACAGAAGGTCAAGCATAGTAGagcaaaatgctgtttgctgATCTGTATTAATGCTACAGAACATAATAATAATGGctgctgcaatattttttttctgtgctgtgattAGATGACCACCTCCTCTTAACCTGCATGATGCCAGCAGGGAGGAACAGTAGGGAGCTGCCTGAAGTAGCAAAAAGCCCAAATTCTATCTCTGTTCTGGTACTAAGCATTGCTTTGAATTGGAATATCCTTGCagggaaagtaattttgcttCTCTGCTCCTGGTCCGTAGGGAACCTACCTGGTTGCTCTATGGGAGTGACGTACATACAGACTAGCTGTTGTGCAGCAATGCTCATGGAagacaaagctgaaaattttaGATGTCCTAACATATCAAAACAGCAGTTACAAAGACTTCATTACTTCTCTGCTATCCCTTTCtacttcaaaaaacaaacaacgAAGACTTAACATTTGCTAAATTACATGGATTTTTATGACTGTGAAAGTACATACATCCTCTCTCTTCCAAATCTCAAATCCCcttgcaaagcaaacagcattgTCACTTTCCACAGAGTGCTTGCAGCAGGGGAAAGTGTCGTCTTGCATTTTTGCCTGTCCTGGTCAACTGGCTCATTCTTCTCCCTTAATCTTCACCTGAACTCTTCATATCTGACCAAAGATAAATGTGTAAATTCACTGATTGCTTGGTTTAAGTATGTAACATAGATACATTTTTTACCTTCTGTGCACGTTCAAGGTTCTGTCTTTCTGCCCTTTTTCACAGTATTCAGACTGTGATTTCTATAACACGTAGTGTATTTTCAGCCAtgttaaacaaaaaagaagttttgaaaaCTGACCTTTCTAAGACTAAATGCAGGCTTGTCCAGCAAATGACTGGTGCGCTCCATCAGCTCATCTGCAAGACTTAGTTTAGATACGACATGCAGAGAAGGATGTTAGCTTAGGTTTTCTTTGTCAGAAATCCGACATTACAGTGCTATGTGATTCTTTAATAAAGTTGTATACAAGATACTGTTATTCTTTAATGATGTATTTCTTGTAAATTAAAGGGCAATAATGAGCAGCCTGTTCAGACCAGCAAAATAGGTCTGGGTAGAAGAGAGTATCAGAGCTTGCAGCATCGCCACCATTCTCAGCGTTCCAAATGCCGTCCACCAAAAGGCATGTACCTGACCCAGGAAGATGTGATAGCTGTTTCCTGTAGTCCCAATGCAGCCAACACAATTCTTAGACAGCTGGATATGGAACTAATCTCATTAAAGCGACAGGTACCATGGGTTATtggtcttgttttgttttcatctcaGATTGTTCTGATTGTAATGATTTTGAAGATTATCTATGAAGATTCTGAAACTTCTTTAATGTGAGTCTTACTAATTTTGTTCCACAGTTAGCACCAGAAATGCTGGACACTAGTTGGCTAGctgttctttggttttgtttgttatgCTTGGGTGGTCTTGGGGATACCGTGAAACAAGAtgacttcctttaaaaaaaaaaagggggggggggggggaggggtaaGTATGGCATGGAAACAACGTTACAGATTGGGTACAGGAGAAAACAGTTaatatgataattttttttaactttgttaaAAGTATGTGTGTGACAAGAGAGACTAAGACCAATGTAGCAGAGGAAGTTACATTTGTTATGCTTAAAAGTGCAGCTGTTTTTCTGGATGCCCTTCCCCATATACCGTGAAAGTATGGGGGGCGGGGGAAATCATGGGActagttatttttctgtttgaattgATGTGCTTTCTTACTAAATTTAGAAAAACTTTGTAGTTTTCACCTTTAGAGGACAACTGCCTGTTTACTTTGCATGAAGAAGTTAACTTTTGGCACTTAAAGTTGAAACACAGAATTTATGCAGCTTCTGTAGGGGTACACCAGTATGTGCATGCTTGCTTTCTAGGAGCGATGGGGCTACAGAGTCTAAGGCTTATCTCCTGAAATTCCTGTCTCCTTATAGGCTGCTAAGAGCTGCCATGTTACAAAATCATGGAGTGAATAAAGGGTTTCATGGGGTTTTTGCTCCCTTGTATTCTTTTACAGGAGAGATATGCTTCTTTCTGTcacagcaggaggctggggctAAATAGCATAGGTGGGTTTCACTCTTTAGCCTAAGTGTAGGTGAGTTACAGCCTTGAGgttgtgtttctctttttttcttgcagtgatCTCAGAGATGCAGCCTTTGGAATCTCCCACTGAGTTGTCTGCTTTTGTGTCCATACTTAAGAACACTTGTAATAGCTGTGCACCGTAGTatgcaaaactattttcttaCCTATGTTACTTTATGTGCATCACTGTCAGGTTCAAATGGTTAATAGATATGTATATGTATGATTTGGAAGCACTCTCCTTTTTATAGACtaagacattttatttaaatatttcaaatcatTTCAAGAATCACCTTTAAAGGAAGTCACGATGATCTAAGGTCAATAAAAAGCAGTCTGTCAGAAGGAACTAACTGGAAACATCTCATAAATctttactactttttttaagtgctttttggagaaggaagaagttaATGTATACAGTACACCTCACTTAGATTTCTAAGAACAGAGTTCTGTGTCTAGAATATTCTGCATTCTTCTTCAAGAACATATGCATCGTTACCAAAACCTGCTTGTAATGTCCTGCTTTTAATATTCCTGCagacaaaatgttattttgaaagaCTGGCTTAAATATTCTTCTCTCCATAGTAAactgtgctgtattttatttatttatttattttaaaacagttaaaactAGTGAAGCCTTAAACCataatatttctctttctaaCTTAGGAGGTACACTTGTGGCAATCCTAGTGAAGATATATGTGTAAAGTGACCAACTTTCTTTGTGGAGCTGATTAACTTTGTTGTTTTTGACCAAGGTTCAAAATGCTAAGCAAGTAAACAGTGCacttaaacagaaaatggaaggcGGGATTGAAGAATTCAAACCTCCTGAggtaaatcagaaaaaatattagaacTTGTGGCCTTGCACTTAATTAGTGGGAAGCTGCAAAAACGTGTTTTGCTGCAGCATAGCGTTCACgtttcagcagcagcttaaaCGGGATCCATTGAATTACATGCAGGGGTGAGTTTGGCTTCTTTACAAGAAATTAGTGGTAGGCTTTTCTTATGGCAACTGTctgaataaaaaagcagaaaaaactgaaatgtcaTGCCTGTTCATGATAATAGGGAGCTGAAGTTGAGCCCTGatatatgggtttttttctcattagaaaTAGATAATGTAGATTGCTAGCAGTAAAGTCTGTGTTCTGTGTGAAAACATGACTATATATACATTTGGGTATTTGAAGTGAATGATTTATtactttttgcttgttttaaaggCTTGAATATGAAACATAACATGAATGCAAAACACTCCAGACACTTAAGTCCCAATAGTTTAGATAAATACAACTATAAACTCAGATTCTGTTTGCATAAAGATCATTAGCTTGTGCATAAGTTATGATATAGCTGATATTAAGAACTGCAATAAAACAGGGGAAAAACTTGTGATGTAGTTCTAAGCCCAAATCCTTAAATGCCGCTTCCTCTTTATGAAAGCAATCTCAAACCATACATTTATGGCTAAGCAAGAGATTTTTACCTATGTTACAAAATGTAGAGCAAGTAAAACACATTCAGATGCTCAGATATTTTGCAgctatttaaacattttaatgatcTTTGTGccatttttctaattttaatagTCTAATCAGAAAATCAATGCCCGTTGGACCACAGAAGAGCAGCTTCTTGCAGTACAAGGTATGTTAATAGTAGTAGCAACTTGAAATCTGGTGCAAAGGACTTGGAGCGGTGCTCAGGGTTATGTTTGTATTTCCCTCTAATGAAAAGCTAAGCTTTTATCTGGTCTTACAAGAAAGTCActgggaaaacagcaaaactaGTAAGAATATTTAGGGCATTCATTCAAGCAACGTGACTCGTCTTTCAGGTACCCGTATTAAAACTCAAATAGAAAAGCTAAGCTGAGTTTGACAAATGTAATAATACCAAAAAGTCCCTTCAATCATCTTCTAAGTCACCTTGCATGAATTTCTCTGAAGTGTAAGACTGAAGTAGTAGTTGAAGTattaaaatttgaagaaaacGCCTAAGACATCTCTCTGTATTCTTAAAGTAGGGAAAAGCAGAACTGCTATACAGTTGCTTCTCTCTGTTCATGAGGGAATAGAAGAGCAGATGTCTATCCAGTGGAGGCCTTTTAAGAGTCTGAAGCTGAGTACTTGACTAAGTGTCTTACTagagaagaaacattttctcataGGCTATTGATACACCTAATTtgcagtgattttatttatatgaagGAAAACTGACTCTTGTCTGGCTTTAACATGGACTTGCCTAATCAAGGAAAATGCAAGGGAAATGTCTGGAGAGTCTAACACTGTATTGAAGACACTGAATATTGACTGACTTCTatggatcttttttttttttaagtctatATAATCAGCTCAGTTATACacatctgctttatttctctgtatttttcagctttaaaatgaaagactgCATTTTAGTATAAAACCTTTAGTTGGATCAGGATATCAGTGTAAAGTTGTTGGGTGTGTGCCATACCTGGTAGTTATTAGCCAGATGACTGAACCTAAAGTTAGGTTTATTTTGAAGTATGAATGGAAATTCTGAAGAGCATGGTGTGTCTGAAGTCATGTGTCTCTACTTACATGACTCAAATTGGGATTTGCATCTCCAAACTGTTTTCTGTCCTAAGTTCATCCTGTCAGTATTGCTAACAAGctcactttttttatttgttcccaAATGCGACTGAAGGAGATGCGTATCTTTAATAGGGTAGTCAGTTAAGTAGAATGCTTGCTGAAGAAGTGGTGAAAATCCAGGTTCATTCTACCTGCCTTAGCATGAAAGGATTCAAACCAACTTGCATTTTCATAGTTTACTTATTGGAGCTCTCGCTAAGCATCAGT
Above is a genomic segment from Falco naumanni isolate bFalNau1 chromosome 12, bFalNau1.pat, whole genome shotgun sequence containing:
- the RCOR3 gene encoding REST corepressor 3 isoform X4 → MPGMMEKGAELLGGKSRAAPNGTKSSSPSNGHYSEPESGGGDSGDEHDVGMRVGAEYQARIPDFEPGATKYTDKDNGGMLVWSPYHNIPDAKLDEYIAIAKEKHGYNVEQALGMLFWHKHNIEKSLADLPNFTPFPDEWTVEDKVLFEQAFSFHGKSFHRIQQMLPDKTIASLVKYYYSWKKTRSRTSLMDRQARKLANRNNQGDSDDDVEEAHPMDGNDSDYDPKKEAKKEGNNEQPVQTSKIGLGRREYQSLQHRHHSQRSKCRPPKGMYLTQEDVIAVSCSPNAANTILRQLDMELISLKRQVQNAKQVNSALKQKMEGGIEEFKPPESNQKINARWTTEEQLLAVQGTKHSGHSVFRPFTSSTGICSGTYRSHGNFKSAAPVTSSSASCCSCSPSSASTASTAGAIYSAKADSKSASPATHPPS
- the RCOR3 gene encoding REST corepressor 3 isoform X3, with the translated sequence MLFWHKHNIEKSLADLPNFTPFPDEWTVEDKVLFEQAFSFHGKSFHRIQQMLPDKTIASLVKYYYSWKKTRSRTSLMDRQARKLANRNNQGDSDDDVEEAHPMDGNDSDYDPKKEAKKEVTDCLMGNNEQPVQTSKIGLGRREYQSLQHRHHSQRSKCRPPKGMYLTQEDVIAVSCSPNAANTILRQLDMELISLKRQVQNAKQVNSALKQKMEGGIEEFKPPESNQKINARWTTEEQLLAVQGVRKYGKDFQAIADVIGNKTVGQVKNFFVNYRRRFNLEEVLQEWEAEQGTLASNGDASALGEDTKNTSNVPSGKSTDEEDEAQSTPATQCLGPSPPAQASAPAPTAPMATLNQPPPLLRPALPAAPALHRQPPPLQQQARFIQPRPTLNQPPPPLIRPANSMPPRLNPRPVLTTVSGQQPPSLIGIQTESQSTLH